In one window of Posidoniimonas corsicana DNA:
- a CDS encoding formylglycine-generating enzyme family protein, translating into MLLQGAFHAHSVTEHRLLDLAKQLDELSKTSHQLTEAFVAHQSDSEVRLFVSWIDEGCAEQVFDVIERVFPEATAAHIGDDSSATSRTNCITASMSGLENLVEVNSKTIGFENGQYEFVRGFRIGRECVRVGEFRAFVEATGYQTTAQQHGDQETYESNSAIDCIDEEEVNRSVVTMVSKVDALEYCNWAGVRLPSEAEWLAASVLDWDPLPPGQSIVDALKKLSEFGRLISSGHAEWTATCYSVPGTAVTRSGPRYFLEHDWRDRCWAQHFVEAHYDLMLSFRVVHDSS; encoded by the coding sequence GTGCTCCTGCAGGGAGCGTTTCACGCTCATAGCGTGACTGAACATCGCCTGCTAGATCTGGCGAAACAACTTGATGAATTGAGCAAGACTTCTCATCAGCTAACCGAGGCTTTTGTTGCCCATCAATCCGACAGTGAGGTCAGATTGTTTGTGTCGTGGATTGACGAAGGTTGTGCAGAACAAGTGTTTGATGTGATTGAAAGAGTCTTTCCCGAGGCAACGGCAGCACACATTGGGGATGATTCGTCTGCGACCAGCCGGACCAATTGCATCACAGCGAGCATGTCCGGCCTTGAGAACTTGGTCGAAGTGAACTCGAAGACGATCGGATTTGAGAACGGGCAGTATGAATTTGTTCGTGGTTTTCGCATTGGTCGAGAATGTGTGCGAGTTGGAGAGTTTCGCGCGTTCGTGGAAGCAACTGGGTACCAAACTACGGCACAGCAGCACGGGGATCAAGAAACATACGAATCAAACAGTGCCATCGATTGCATAGACGAAGAGGAGGTTAACCGGTCTGTGGTTACGATGGTGAGCAAGGTTGATGCATTAGAGTACTGTAATTGGGCAGGCGTGCGCCTGCCATCAGAAGCGGAGTGGTTAGCTGCTTCTGTACTAGACTGGGACCCTCTACCGCCTGGCCAAAGCATTGTCGATGCCCTGAAGAAACTAAGCGAATTCGGCAGGCTAATAAGTTCTGGTCACGCTGAATGGACTGCAACATGCTATTCGGTGCCCGGTACTGCGGTTACTAGGTCTGGCCCACGCTACTTCCTTGAGCATGACTGGCGAGATCGCTGTTGGGCCCAGCACTTTGTCGAAGCTCACTATGACCTCATGCTTTCATTCCGTGTCGTGCATGACAGTTCTTGA
- a CDS encoding glycosyltransferase: MLRDRGHSVFLAVKDKLKAKDIIGDDGFTYLQPPARSRTLERYKERPATFAEVLARVGFGNAEYLWMITCRWRELFAEVATDAGVFDYSPFALLASCGAGFPRATLGTGYFSPPPNAQLPSFLLPTAEAVRESAKAGSVVVANVNSVLDRNNQDPIACIGDLHQRADRQFLLTFKELDHFARPNGDYYGMWSPAGGAPPSWPAGDGPRVFAYLKPTDLFPLLTPVLAAFCKMGLRLAVYGVDGDPALQRVESEYLWAAPARLDLDRVADECDFAVLHGNNGSLTHLLRRGVPLLILPMTTEQAVIGCRIAELGAGIVANPRSPVGLINAVKSLVRKPSYRQAARAFQEKYSGYDAAASAYRVAEHIERLAAN; encoded by the coding sequence ATGCTTCGCGACCGTGGCCACTCGGTCTTTCTGGCGGTGAAGGACAAGCTGAAGGCCAAAGATATCATCGGAGATGATGGGTTTACATACCTGCAACCCCCCGCTCGCTCGCGCACGCTCGAGCGGTACAAAGAACGGCCGGCAACGTTCGCGGAAGTGCTCGCTCGAGTTGGGTTTGGAAATGCTGAGTACCTGTGGATGATTACGTGTAGGTGGCGAGAGCTCTTCGCAGAAGTCGCCACGGACGCGGGCGTGTTCGACTACTCTCCCTTCGCGCTGCTCGCCAGCTGTGGGGCGGGCTTTCCGCGGGCCACGCTAGGAACCGGCTATTTCAGCCCGCCGCCGAACGCTCAACTTCCTTCGTTCCTTTTGCCTACAGCGGAGGCGGTGCGCGAGAGCGCCAAGGCCGGTTCAGTCGTGGTGGCCAACGTAAACTCCGTCCTAGATCGCAACAACCAAGACCCGATAGCCTGCATCGGCGATCTTCACCAACGGGCGGACCGCCAGTTTCTGCTCACGTTCAAAGAGCTGGATCACTTCGCGCGACCCAACGGCGACTACTACGGGATGTGGTCGCCTGCCGGGGGCGCGCCGCCCTCCTGGCCTGCAGGCGACGGGCCGCGGGTGTTCGCCTACCTCAAGCCCACGGACCTGTTCCCCCTGTTGACGCCCGTGCTGGCGGCGTTCTGCAAGATGGGGCTGCGGCTGGCGGTCTACGGGGTCGATGGCGATCCTGCACTTCAGCGCGTCGAGTCAGAGTACCTGTGGGCGGCCCCTGCCCGGCTCGACCTTGACCGGGTAGCCGACGAGTGCGACTTCGCCGTGCTGCACGGCAACAACGGCAGCCTCACCCACCTGCTGCGGCGGGGCGTCCCGCTGCTGATCCTGCCGATGACGACCGAACAGGCGGTGATCGGCTGCCGCATCGCGGAACTCGGCGCCGGCATCGTAGCCAACCCACGGTCGCCGGTAGGGCTGATCAACGCGGTCAAGTCGCTGGTGCGGAAGCCTTCCTACCGGCAGGCCGCCCGCGCATTCCAGGAGAAGTACAGCGGCTACGACGCGGCCGCGTCGGCTTACCGAGTCGCAGAACATATCGAGCGTCTGGCTGCCAATTAG
- a CDS encoding SEC-C metal-binding domain-containing protein, with amino-acid sequence MSKRRRGYPSETQVKIGVRVVHGDKLMEEKLGRNDLCPCGSGTRFKRCCLKRGRF; translated from the coding sequence ATGAGCAAGCGCCGTCGTGGCTACCCGTCCGAGACGCAGGTCAAGATCGGCGTCAGGGTCGTTCACGGCGATAAGCTGATGGAAGAGAAGCTCGGCCGCAACGACCTGTGCCCGTGTGGCAGCGGTACGCGGTTCAAGCGTTGCTGCCTGAAGCGGGGTCGGTTTTGA
- a CDS encoding HD domain-containing protein: MSASDLTQESGPDLVELARAIATSADEGQFRRDSVTPYIEHPAAVASRAPKSPESQAAAWLHDVLEDTDLSAADLLAQGIPARVVDAVEALTKQEGLSYEENLERVDANELAKGVKIADMLSNLADSPTKSQICKYARGLLKLLVE; this comes from the coding sequence ATGTCCGCAAGCGACCTCACGCAGGAGTCAGGCCCCGACCTCGTCGAGCTGGCTCGCGCGATTGCTACTAGCGCCGACGAGGGTCAGTTCCGCCGAGACAGCGTTACGCCATACATCGAGCACCCCGCCGCGGTCGCGTCGCGTGCCCCCAAGTCGCCAGAATCCCAGGCTGCCGCGTGGCTGCACGACGTGCTGGAAGACACCGACCTCTCCGCCGCCGACCTGCTGGCGCAGGGGATCCCTGCTAGGGTCGTCGATGCTGTCGAAGCGCTCACCAAGCAAGAGGGCTTGTCGTACGAAGAGAACCTCGAACGGGTGGATGCGAACGAACTGGCCAAGGGCGTCAAGATCGCCGACATGCTGAGCAACCTCGCGGACAGCCCCACCAAGAGCCAGATTTGCAAGTACGCCCGCGGCCTGCTGAAGCTGCTGGTCGAATAG